From Asterias amurensis chromosome 3, ASM3211899v1, a single genomic window includes:
- the LOC139935431 gene encoding transmembrane protein with metallophosphoesterase domain-like: protein MTSPLVSVKLYFIVIVACSFFTLSHLQSGGAVGLNTKSPMRALKLLMVILPMSFFLSYFLAWKMLIITPREKLQQESPKWEQGYFLFKVWTLLLFVLLLFAHLSFPYMLSMGTVVEVSPVPYILFASLGTSMILGGVLIKMKVLEVFMSCLLSGFRWRWLECNWYLIRGALVAVIVSCLATVSMMNAAAGPVVKEVQVPVRKLPLSMNGMKVVQLSDIHIGPTVGRKQLQQAVATTNSLKPDIVVITGDLVDSTVEHLTDAVAPLSQLIARYGVFYVTGNHEYYTHDVKNWIEHLQSLGITCLSNKNVKIVDPARAQDWFYIAGTHDIEAKRVMMDEEDHFNLDVALEDTDSEHAVILLAHQPKAARLAIQSQYDISLILSGHTHGGQFYPANILSYLASPYFAGIYQPKDGSYVYVSSGSWYNGPPLRLFSRSEITLLTLLST, encoded by the exons ATGACTTCACCGTTGGTCTCCGTTAAGTTATATTTCATTGTGATAGTGGCTTGTAGCTTCTTCACCCTGAGCCATCTCCAGTCCGGTGGTGCCGTTGGATTAAACACAAAATCCCCAATGAGGGCGCTGAAACTTCTTATGGTCATCTTACCCATGTCGTTTTTCCTGTCTTACTTTCTGGCATGGAAAATGCTCATCATCACCCCTAGGGAGAAGCTCCAGCAAGAAAGCCCCAAATGGGAACAGGgttattttctctttaaagtTTGGACGTTGCTTTTGTTTGTTCTACTTTTATTTGCACACCTGAGCTTTCCTTACATGTTAAGCATGGGAACAGTGGTTGAGGTAAGCCCAGTGCCTTACATCTTATTCGCGTCACTAGGGACATCTATGATATTAGGTGGTGTTTTGATCAAGATGAAAGTCTTAGAAGTTTTTATGTCTTGTCTACTCTCCGGGTTTCGATGGAGATGGTTGGAGTGTAACTGGTATCTCATCCGTGGTGCTCTGGTCGCTGTCATTGTCTCTTGTCTAGCGACTGTGTCGATGATGAACGCTGCTGCTGGTCCAGTGGTCAAGGAAGTCCAGGTACCAGTCAGGAAACTACCGTTGTCCATGAATGGCATGAAAGTCGTTCAACTATCGGACATTCACATCGGACCAACTGTCGGACGGAAACAACTTCAGCAGGCTGTGGCTACAACAAACTCTTTAAAACCAG atATCGTTGTGATCACTGGTGACCTTGTGGACTCGACTGTAGAGCATTTAACGGATGCAGTGGCACCACTGTCACAGCTAATAGCTAGATATGGAGTCTTCTACGTTACTG GAAACCATGAATACTACACCCATGACGTCAAGAACTGGATTGAGCATTTACAGTCACTAGGCATCACCTGTCTGTCTAACAAGAATGTAAAGATCGTAGACCCAGCGAGGGCGCAAGACTGGTTTTATATTGCAGGGACGCATGACATTGAAGCAAAGCGGGTCATGATGGATGA GGAAGATCATTTTAATCTGGATGTCGCCCTTGAAGACACCGATAGTGAGCATGCTGTGATCTTATTGGCTCATCAGCCAAAGGCAGCGAGACTAGCCATCCAATCACAATATGACATCAGCCTGATCCTATCAG GTCACACACATGGTGGGCAGTTCTACCCAGCTAACATATTAAGCTACTTGGCAAGCCCATACTTTGCTGGTATTTACCAACCAAAGGATGGATCTTACGTCTATGTATCATCAGGATCATGGTATAACGGACCACCCTTAAGATTGTTCTCTCGGTCTGAAATCACTTTGCTAACTTTGCTGTCTACATGA
- the LOC139935427 gene encoding diacylglycerol O-acyltransferase 1-like, with protein sequence MQRTMAKDVNNTSPNGQSRRRKGSEKKEEASGNTEVVKTAKDSGEETPPVERKPDDPIHSDQSSLLSNTSGFNNYRGFLNLCIVLLAMSSGRLVLENLIKYGILVDPIQMLQIFLQDPYSLPNGTLAALINVFILIQFVIEKLVAESAISDKVSRWMSFINIATLIIFPVVVITIVKPMPFGAICVSGMYTMTFLKLISYTAVNTWCRRALREEKSARKRSFRKDKGSQKGATQSEKSKKSDASEADHNGSSVQEQSDQVKYPDNLNLKDLYYFMVAPTLCYELNFPRSPRIRKRFLLRRVIELLFLVHLSLGLVQQWIVPTVMNAMKPFSEMDFKRMVERILKLAVPNHFIWLMFFYFFFHSFLNISAELLRFADREFYQDWWNSESVGYFWRNWNIPTYRWCRRHVYKPMLRHGYSKFTGQTVVFFISAIFHEYLLSVPLHMFRLWGFMGMIMQIPLAMFVSAFLSGFTANMAVWVSIIIGQPIAVLMYVHDYYIENYIAANTTAS encoded by the exons ATGCAAAG AACAATGGCAAAAGATGTAAACAATACCAGTCCAAATGGACAAAGCAGACGCAGGAAAGGAAGTGAAAAGAAGGAAGAAGCGTCTGGCAACACGGAAGTAGTAAAGACAGCAAAAGATTCTGGAGAAGAAACCCCACCAGTAGAGAGAAAGCCTGATGATCC GATTCACTCCGATCAGAGTTCTCTACTGAGTAACACCAGTGGCTTCAATAATTATCGTGGATTTCTGAATCTCTGCATCGTCCTTCTG GCAATGTCAAGTGGACGTCTTGTTCTGGAGAACCTGATAAA ATATGGTATTTTGGTAGATCCAATTCAGATGCTTCAGATCTTCCTGCAGGATCCATACAGTTTGCCTAATGGTACACTCGCTGCCT TGATAAATGTGTTTATTCTGATCCAGTTTGTGATAGAGAAGTTAGTTGCAGAG AGTGCGATCAGTGATAAAGTATCTCGATGGATGTCATTTATAAACATCGCCACCTTAATCATATTCCCAGTAGTCGTCATCACTATCGTCAAACCAATGCCTT TTGGAGCTATTTGTGTAAGCGGGATGTACACCATGACATTTCTGAAGTTGATTTCCTACACGGCAGTCAACACTTGGTGCAGGAGGGCGCTTCGGGAAGAGAAATCCGCACGGAAGAGAAGCTTCCGAAAAGATAAAGGAAGTCAGAAAGGTGCAACGCAGTCTGAAAAGAGCAAGAAGAGCG ATGCATCTGAAGCTGATCATAACGGCTCTTCAGTCCAGGAGCAGAGCGATCAAGTCAAGTATCCAGATAATCTCAATCTCAAAG ATCTTTACTACTTCATGGTTGCTCCAACCCTTTGTTATGAGCTCAACTTCCCCAGGAGTCCTCGAATCAGGAAACGATTCTTGCTCCGTCGTGTCATTGAACTG CTCTTCTTGGTTCACCTGAGCTTGGGTCTCGTCCAACAA tggATTGTTCCAACTGTCATGAATGCCATGAAACCATTCTCG GAGATGGATTTCAAGCGGATGGTCGAACGGATTTTGAAACTTGCC GTCCCCAATCATTTCATCTGGCTGATGTTCTTCTACTTCTTCTTTCATTCCTTCCTGAACATCTCCGCTGAGTTACTGCGATTTGCCGATCGAGAATTCTACCAGGACTGGTG GAATTCAGAATCTGTTGGGTATTTCTGGAGGAATTGGAACATCCCAACATACAGATGGTGTCGCAG gcatgtgtacaaaccaatgttGAGACACGGCTACAGTAAGTTCACTGGACAAACTGTTGTTTTCTTCATCTCAGCTATCTTCCATGAG TATCTTCTGAGTGTACCTCTTCATATGTTCCGCTTATGGGGCTTCATGGGAATGATCATGCAG ATACCCCTGGCGATGTTTGTCAGTGCCTTCTTGAGTGGTTTTACAGCCAATATGGCCGTCTGGGTTTCCATCATCATTGGCCAGCCTATTGCAGTCCTTATGTACGTCCATGATTACTACATAGAGAACTACATCGCTGCAAACACTACAGCCAGTTAA